In Heptranchias perlo isolate sHepPer1 chromosome 21, sHepPer1.hap1, whole genome shotgun sequence, the following proteins share a genomic window:
- the hpdl gene encoding 4-hydroxyphenylpyruvate dioxygenase-like protein — translation MAAPVQRLSHLAFHVSNSERLARDLVRSFRFQLCGSRETEQARQLVLRKGSAVFIVNESPGGLCSEPEPDPRGFLYDVAPAHVVDTACNVSFEVKDVERATLRLGGLGCQILVPPSPVEDELGRVTYSVVRSVVGNIRHTLIDRTGYCGDFLPGFSSPPSGGEWEQEAGGPVAITHFDHITYACPRQRTAQILDWYRSCFGFQRFLMNRNEDVDEGYVIEGNDIGLRLTAMEYWKCSEVGMSIPATEGKKIDCKFVIAESLSYQGKNQVDTFLEQHHGAGIQHVGLYTTDIVSTCKSLTDAGVQFFSPPPAYYSETEKRQEIMKAGHDAELLSQYGILLDTEVDEEHCKGETKCQGPANNRKRYLMQMFTKPIFSEETFFLELIERKGASGFGEGNIRALWKSVQTYMDQREDKKIVKGISARNGLAIDVNS, via the exons ATGGCGGCCCCGGTGCAGCGGTTGAGTCACCTTGCCTTTCACGTCAGTAACAGCGAGCGCCTGGCCCGCGACCTAGTCCGAAGCTTCCGTTTCCAGCTGTGCGGCAGCCGGGAGACGGAGCAGGCCAGGCAGCTGGTACTCAGGAAAGGCTCTGCTGTGTTCATCGTTAACGAGAGCCCGGGAGGCCTGTGCTCGGAGCCGGAGCCGGACCCCCGGGGCTTCCTGTACGATGTGGCTCCGGCCCATGTGGTAGACACCGCCTGTAACGTGTCCTTCGAGGTGAAGGACGTGGAGCGGGCGACGCTGCGCCTGGGCGGCCTGGGCTGTCAGATCCTGGTGCCGCCGAGCCCCGTGGAGGACGAGCTGGGCAGGGTCACCTATTCCGTGGTGCGTTCAGTGGTCGGTAACATCCGACACACGCTCATCGACCGAACCGGCTATTGTGGTGATTTCCTGCCCGGCTTCAGCTCGCCGCCTTCTGgtggggagtgggagcaggaggccgGAGGGCCGGTGGCAATCACTCATTTCGATCACATCACCTACGCGTGTCCCCGGCAGCGCACCGCCCAGATCCTGGACTGGTACCGCAGCTGCTTCGGCTTCCAGCGCTTCCTCATGAACCG AAATGAAGATGTAGATGAAGGTTATGTCATTGAAGGGAATGACATTGGTCTGCGCTTGACTGCTATGGAGTACTGGAAATGCAGTGAGGTTGGCATGTCAATCCCTGCTACTGAAGGGAAGAAAATAGACTGCAAGTTTGTGATTGCTGAGTCGTTGTCCTATCAAG GAAAAAACCAAGTTGACACATTTCTGGAGCAGCACCATGGAGCTGGGATACAGCATGTGGGATTGTACACGACTGACATAGTTTCTACTTGCAAGTCCCTTACAGATGCTGGggttcagtttttctctcccccacctGCATATTACAGTGAG ACAGAGAAACGGCAGGAGATAATGAAAGCGGGACATGACGCAGAGTTGCTTTCGCAGTATGGCATTCTTCTGGATACCGAGGTGGATGAAGAGCATTGTAAAGGAGAAACCAAATGTCAGGGACCAGCTAATAACAGGAAAAG ATATCTAATGCAAATGTTCACAAAGCCAATCTTTTCTGAAGAGACTTTTTTTCTGGAGCTTATTGAGCGAAAGGGTGCTTCAGGATTTGGAGAGGGGAACATCCGTGCACTGTGGAAATCTGTTCAGACTTACATGGACCAGCGAGAGGACAAAAAAATTGTAAAAGGAATATCAGCTAGGAATGGACTTGCTATTGATGTGAACAGCTGA